TGTCAGCAGTGGGCATATGTCATGGTGGAATAACAAAGAGTTAGACAAGAAACTTACCCTCTGATAGCACAGATATTTCCAGAGTAGTGTCCTCAGGACTCACTACTGGATTTGATGTGATGTGTGAGAGACAGAGATGCATGAAGGATGGTGTCCCAGTTTTTAATGAGTAAATTTGTGAATGGGGGTCCCACCTACCAAGATGGAAATGAGTAGGGAAAAGccacttggaggaggaaaaggaggtggGGAGGCAAGCAAGAGAAGTATTACCTAGAAGGTGAGATCCTAAACCTGTGTCTACCAGAGTAACTAGCACATAGAAGCCGCTCATtaaacaataaatgaatggataaaacagaTGGGTAAATGAAGGATGGAAGGGAGAGacagaaaaggaatttaaaattctataaaacaTGAAGAACACATGGCAAAATGATATGATGGTGAAAATCCCAGGCTGGGATTTCAACAaactgggttccagcctcagaATATATTTCCAAACCTCAGATCACTCCTGCTAGCTTCTGTTCTGGGACCTCCcgcctcttttctcctctgttggaAAAGTGCTCACATATGTATTCATCACAGCCACCAGGTTCTGCTTCCCTGTGCTAAGTGCCAAGGGCCAGCGAACAGCCAATCAGGGAGGTCCTGTACTTTTGCTGCAGGGTGGGGCAGAACTGAAGTCCCTCTGCAGACACAGCTTCCTTTCCTGCCAGTCAGCACACAGGTCCGACCACACCTCTCTCCCCATTACATGCACCTCAGCATCCCTCCAGTTGTTGTGAAGCCAATGCCCTAGCCATCCAGTCAAATTCCAGCAAGTTAGCTGGCTGGGAGGGACAGTCTCACGAGAAGGGGATGAGACTAGTTCACTCCACTTACTTGAGCTGACTGACCCACTAAATTGCTCCTACAGACCCTTCAGGCTGGTTCCTACAGAGAGTCACAAAGCAAGAGGAGAGCAATTAGtgggaagaatattttttaaaagtcacctcCACAATCATGGAGGGCACAGTGTAAAATGAGAAATACCTGTGACAGTACTGTAAAACAGCTGCGGGGCAAGCACCTCACTGCTATTTCACATATTATGTGGTTTTCACATAGTAACTGCTTTTGTACTGGGTCTTTCACAGGATTGAGGGTCCAGAGCCTGCCTACATCAACCTCCTTGCCTGTTTCTCTTCCGGCAAAAATAACCCCACCGGCCTCTACCTGGACCAGCTCTGCACAGAACCCTGTGGCCCTCACGGCGTCCCCAGCCAGTGGCGTTCACAATACCTCGGTACTCCCAGTCACAGACATAGCCCTGACATCTGCACTGCCCAAGCATGTGTCCATTGAACCCACAGAAGAGGCAATCACCAGCCCATCCTCGAGCTGGGAAGGCACAAACCCAGGCCCCTCGCTTCCTGGGTTCTTATCAACCAGCAGTGTGGTCCACGTGACACCCACGCCCGAGGAACACAACGCCAGCAGTCCTGAAGTAAGCGTGCCAGCTGAAGGATCACAGTCCCCTACATCCCTCTCCCCTCAAGCTCCGGCCtcttcaccctcctcctcctcatccaccTTGCCACCTGAGATCCTTTCTGCCTCTGTCACCTCCAACCACAGCACCACTGTGACCAGCACCCAGACCACAGGAGCTCCAGCTACATCAGAGTCCCCAACAGAGGAGCACAGCTCTGGTCACACACCTACTTCCCAGGCCACAATGGAGCCAGTGCCCAAGGAGAAAACACAGCAGGAAACTGAGCCCAAGACAGTGATATGCGAGTCCGAGACCACCACCACCTTCCTGATCATGCAGGAGGTAGAACACGCGTTAAGTTCAGGTGAGTCTCCATCTGGACAACACAAGTGTTCTTGCCCATGCTGAGACGTTAAGAACCCATTCTGTTACCCAAACACGACTCCGTTGGAGTTTTGGAGTGTGACACCTGAAGGTAATGATAACTTGCAAGAACTTCCATAAGAATGCAAATGTTAATTTTTGTCACTTGATAATTTCCACATGACATATTATTCATTAGAGCTGATGGTCACCTACCTGTTTTGTCTTCTTGTCTTCTTTCAATGTCACAGAGATTATAAATGAGTGATGTTATAGAGTGAGAGGATTAACGACATGACCTTGGATCAAGCTTCCTAGATTTCCATTCTGACTCTGGACCTTGAGCAAGTGACTTCATCTCTTTGTGCCTTTGTCTTTTCTCACATATAAAATGGGCACAGAATAGATTCTACTGCATACTATTCTTGAGGAGATAAAATGAGATTTTGACATATAAAGTGCTTAGAATAGCTCCTGGCAGGGAGTAAGTGCTCAGGAAATATCAGTTATTATTCTGCTCAGTTTTTTAAAGAAGTGTTTACCTCTTGGAAACCAGTCGAAGTAGGGTAGAGATGGAGAGAACTTGCTTATTCTTTATTGTCACTGATGTAGTTCATGGGAAAGGCAATAAATTTTACAGGGTATTGCATTTGTTTTGATTCTCCCAGCAACACtgtaaagttattatttttatcttcattttgcaaTCTTGGAAATTCTGATGGAGCAATATTTAGGATCTTTTCTGAGGCTACATGTATCTGCCACCAATGTGAAACTGTAAATTTTAGGGTGTGGGATGGGAAAAGGCTTTCATGGGAGCGGGTCGTTTGGCTGAGATAGAGTGAGGTGAGAACAGCCAGAAGGTAAAGGGGGCAATGGAGCGGCAGCTTCCCCTGAGTGGGCCCGTGACAGGCATGGCTACCCAGAATATTCTGGACAGGCGAGGGTCAAATGAAAGGCTGTCACCGAGAAGAAATCCACATCTTTTAACAATAAATGAGCACTATGAGTAAAAACCATGCTAGATAGTGTGGCGTGAAGACAGAACTAAGATTAACAAAGACCTGATTCTTCCTGGAAGAGTCCACACTGCGTAAGGGAAAAGTCCCAAAGAATTGTAAATTCCTATTTCAAAAGGCTCAGAATATCAGTGAGGGTCCCAACAAGAGAGACTTTCAAACGGAGATAAAGGAACAAATTACGAAATCTGGCAGGGGACCCACAGGGGGTCTTGATCAGGcctgagagggaagaagggagtaGTGACCAGAACCCAGAAGGGGAGAGGCCTGTAGAAGAGACCGTCTTGATGGGAGCAGTGACTCCTGGTTGAAGGACACCTCTGTTCCAAGGTCAACTGCCTGTGAAGGAAGCactctgccctccctctccctctctgatTTGGATACAGAAACCAAGAAAGCTATTAGTAGTCCCAACAGTTCAGCCTCCTAGATGACTACTCACAGAAGGGTCGGGGGTAGAACTGCAGAGGCCAAAGGAGGTTATCTAGTTCCCATCCCCTTGGTACCCTGTTTATACCTGCAGGCCAGCACTTACGGCATGACCATGGGTGTGCgccttctgtctctgtctctatcctgcccccaacccccagccccaccaccatgaccccaccccaccctccctctcATCATGCGAGTAACAAACATCTGTGGCATTGAGGGGTGCCTAGAGCAGAGTGGGAGTCTTAAAGACTATCTCTAACAAAGTGGACATCCAAGTATGGCCTTGTAGACATGGCCCCCcattgcttttctctttcctggTTCAGTCTTCTACTACCACCTGTGTGCACTACTTCCATTTTCCAACTGGTCTCCCTCGTTCCACTCTCTGTCCCCTCCAACATAGTACAGACATGGAAGATCAATAGTCCTGAACAAAAAGTCTGAGCCTGGCATATTCAAATCCTCATAATCTGACACATCCATTCCTTTCTACAAGTACTCTggtttcttgaaattttttttaagagctctgttctaatatttcatcttgatTTTTAGGCCACATGTCTTGGTATCTTCAACTCAGCTGGGTCACGAGCACAAATTTAGTGGCAGAATTGGGTCAGAACCTCTGTAGTTCTAGAGAACTTGCACACAGTAGAACTCCAgagtaaatgaatgaaggaatgctTGCATGGATGGGAAAGAGATTGGCATGGCAGGTGAAGGGGAGATAACTAAGCATGGACCAGTGTGCATTTCACAGTCCAGAGAAGATTTATCCCTCATGATCTAGTAAAGAAAAGAATGCTTATTGTGCTTGATGTAGAGTGTAAGTTCTGATTTTTGAGTGTTAGCGTTTTTCATAGTTCAAGGAGAGAAAGGTCACAAGCACAAGGAACTCTTCACACCTCCTTAGTTTCTGACAATGAACTGAGATGGGTGGAAGGATCTTTGGGACAAAGTGGTACAATCTCAAAGTTCATTTCAAAGTTTCTTCAAACTGTGTCCCGGAAGTCTGAAGtgtcttgctcaaggtcacacagttcaGTGGCAGAGATGGCCCCAGAGCCAGATCCCTAACCCACAGTCAAGTCCCTGTCACCACGCAGCATTGTTGCACTGCTCCCCCTGAGAATCTGCCTCCAGGATCTGGGGATGTTCTTGTTCAGTGACTTGTGTGCTGTCTCTGGTAGGGGCAGCGTAAGACTAAACTTTTGCAGGATCATCTGGCTTATTCCAAGTGGGTTCACACAACATATTTCTCTTAACCAAGGACTCATCTGCTCAACAAATACCAGAACATAGTCACCAATGAATAATTTTGAAGGAAGACAAATGCTTTGGATGCTAAGCCTGACTACAGGGATTGGGGAAGGCTCCCTAGTGGAGGGAGCTAGGAGCTGAGCTGCAGGAGATAAAGGGGATTAGGGCTTAAGAAGAGCAAAAGGGGATTTCAGCAAGGGTATTTCTTGTGCTTGTGTGTGAAGGTGAGGCTCAGGGGCATGACAATTCTGCACACACAATGCTACAGAGAACCCACCACCCCCGCCCCCTGCCAGTTGTGAGCACTGAAACCGCCCTTGGTGAGGAATCAATGCCTTCCACATTTCCAGTTCTGGTGGTTAATTCTCAGGCCTGGTTTCAGCAGACCTGTCAGCAGTCTTGGACCAGGACTGTTATGGTGACTGCCCTCATCTTTAAAGCCCTGCCTCCACTAAAGTCCTGGACAagttctgtcttagtccttcacCTATTCTGACCTCTGCCTCACTTCTCCCCCTCACCCTGCTGCACCGTACAGGTTGAGCAGTCCAGGGCCACCACTGTCTTCTTCCCTCCATGATCTCTCCATCTTAGagtccccttccctctcctcctccctccacactCATTCTTGAGTTGATTGCACCTTGGTCCGTGACTTTAAATGACATCTGTATGCTGATTCCCTGAGATATAAAATTCTACCCCTGTTTTATATCATTGAAATCATATGAGATGAGTTCCTCACCTTTCAGTGTGCTCCTCCCTCTCTCTagcccttttttctttcagttccttAGGCTAAGACCCTGGCAGTGATCCTagactcctttctttctttctcacataACTCCCCATCTGACCCATCGGCTCTGCACTGATCACTCCTCACCCTTCCATCATCTCTCAAGTGGATTACTCTATCGTTCCTGTAACTGGTCTCGCCACTCACCACAGCCTTGTCAGAGAGAGCCTTTTAAAACTCACAGGACTTTAGGGTCTGTTTGATGTTTGTCCTGAACTCTGCATTGCTGTCTGATAACCAGCCTCAGCTGCCTCCTAGTCAGAGGAAGAATTCAGAATCCAAATGCTCCTCTGACCTTGACCTCTTTTTCCAAGGATGTGGCTGGTGCTCATGTCAATCTTCATATCTGAGCTCTACAAGGTCAAAAGTGAAGGGAGGGCTGCCTTGTTAGGCTGATGCCTGTGTGGCCAATTCAGCGGCCAATAGCCAGGTGTAGCTTTTGAACATATGAAATGTGTAGTCAGTCCCATTTGAGATGTTCTGTAATAGTAAAATACACACTGGATTTCCAAGACCTAGTACTAAAAGAAGAATGGAAACAATAATTTTTAGATTGGTTGCATGTTGAAATAATAACATTGGggtaaataaaaacttttttttataaaaagctcAGATCATATTCTGCTGCTCCTTGGCTATAACTTCTATAATTGCTTCCCCTCTGAATCAGAGTAAAGGGCAAAGTCTGTTTTGTGCCCACAATGCTCAGCATGATCTGAACCTGCATGGCCTCTTCTTCCACTCTCAAACACGCTGGCAATCTTTCTGTTTATTGAACATACAAATAATACGCCTGCCTGGGCCTTTGCACTTATTGTTGCCCCTGCCTTAAACATTCTGTCTCTCCAGGCCTTTAATGGCTCTCTCCTATTCATTGTCAGGACTCTGTTTAAAGCCTTTATTCACTTCCTTATCTGAAATAGGAACCCCATCATTGTTGGTCTCTCtgcctcattttatttatcttttaattgctAACTATTTTCTGACTTCATCTCCTTTATGAGATGTGTGCCTGTTTTCTATCACTGGACTGTCAGGTCCATGAAAGTAGTGGCCTGTTCACAAAGAGGAAGATGTAACTTATATCCCCAGTTTCTAGAACAGAGCCTGACCCATGGTAGGCTTTCAATAACATTTGTTGAATCAATGAATTGAAGAATCTATCAGCTAGTATCAGGGAAGTTGTTTAATCTCTCTGAACCTATTTTATCAGTCAGATAGAATACGGCTAGCATCAGCATGATGGAGTTATTCTAAGGTTTGGATGAGATAATAAATTTCACTATTAAGCAGTGGCTTAATCAATCAATGATTCATATTTTACTACTATTCACTGTTATTGTTACTACTATTTTTCTGTTACAGTTATCATCATTATTACATTTACCATAAAGAGAAATACCCTCTATCTTTAACACTGAACTTTCACTATGAGCTGAGCATCTGGCTAAGTATTAGGAGTATAGCCATGAATAATACAGTCACTTCTCTCCTGGAGTTTGCAGTGTAGCATGTATAGAGCATAGAAAGTAGCATAGTTTGACAGACCCAGGCTGCATGGAGGGAGACATTGCAAATGTAGCAGGAAGGAAGACCTCACAACTTGTGCTGGAGAACCATTGGGAGTACGataaggtaatgatgtccctctcattctaccatctttttaaaaaaaatagagagaagaaagagtaggATAAGGTAATGAGCTACAAGCAGCAAGTCACTGATCGTCACCAAAGGCTTTCAGTCAGGGCTTGCTAagaattatatatctatatatttttaaattaaatcattatAGTTATACGTAGTAGTTGGGTTTATTAACAGTACACAcaaggaattttatttaaatcccCACTTTTTCCACCCCTCCTGTTCTCCTCCCTCtgttctactgatcttcctttctctcctttatttatttagttttgattgGTACTTTTTACATAGGCACAAAGTTGAAATtccctttgatatatttttgtgcatataacatcatttcctcccctttcccatccttcctctctccctctcgtTTTCtaccttctactccactgatcttccctatatattTATGATCCAATCCCCCACCCCTAGCCCACTTCCTTCCTTGCCGTATTTTGctttaacttccacatatgagataaaaCGTTCAATCCCTGATTTTGTCTTAATTGCCTTCAACTGACAGGAGAAATAGCTAGGGCAAGTGGCAGACAATTCAGGACTTAAAACACATAGAGCAGTTTATACCTACTTTCTGATTTGTCATTGTCGATGACAGGCTATGTCACTTAACTACTCTAACATTAAGGGCTCTCAGATGTAACCTGAACAAAAGAGCAATCTTTTAAGTCCTTCGGACTTATCAAACTATGACAATTGCCTACAACATTTATCCTGTGAAGAAATGGAAGTTATATTCATAAGGGGCTTACTTGAAAATTGGGCTTATCCCTAACAGGGAGCCCTTCATCTGATCCATGGAATCATCCATTGAGGGGAACTCAGTAGTGTCTATTCTGCAGGTGATAGAATAGATCCAAAGAGATTAAATGTCTTATATTCTCTGATAAGTGACAGGCTAGGATCCACTAATGCTAAGTTGTTTTGCCCCACTGTACCTATCTTACCTGAAGCAGTAGAGACACAAAGTCAAGGATGGACTTACAGCCCCTAGCATTACTATGGAAATGAGCTATATGGGATATTGTCAGATGTCACCAGCTGGGTCTAAGGGGTAGAGCTGCTCCATGGGAGGAGAAGCAGGTGGCCATAGCAGAAGAAACTAGTTttgattggtttttatttttcagcctTTGACTTTTAAAGGAAGCAGAAAGATGTGATGAGTTAAATGTGGGTGATCTTGTGTTATTAAATGAGAACTCTTCATGTGTGGAAACTATGACTCCAGTTTGCTTTTTATCCCGTGAATGAAATTGAGTGGTTCTGAGTATAGTTCAGGACTCAGTGAATGCTTGCTTGAAGGATGAGCTGACATTGCAAATCAAGTTACATTCAAAATGTCATCAGTTCTGACACAtgcaaactttaaaattatatccaATCTTCTCTCTACGAagtgtatgttttcttttgttcataAGATCCATGTGTCCACTGGTCTTATACAGTCCTGTATTTTCCATTACAAAGAGGATATGCAGTTGTGGGAATTGGTGAAATCCTTTGAACTTTGAATTGCTGGTTGAACTCCAGCATTTATTTAGTATGAACTATGCTAATAAGTAAGTACCTTAAATCAAGGTCATTGAGCATCACAGACATCAAGACACCTCTCTGTACCTGTGAGGGACATTTGCTCAACCAGACATCCATATCACTCATGACAAATATAGATCTGATAAAAGAATAAGAtgataggaaagaagaaagaatagttTTAAAGTATGCCTAGAAAATGtttagaagtgaaaaaaattgtattctagTGAGTTAATGATcatcatatttaaaaacattaaaaaataagttaaacatGGCATAAACAATGATCTCATATAAAATATAGTTGTAAGAAGATCATGTAAAAGTCCAGAATGTATCGGAAAGCAATAATCGGTAGGCTCCGGTTTATAAATACCGCATTATCATACATGTGCAGGCCTGGGCCTCTTACAGTGAATGACACATCTTTCAAGGTCTCTCTGTTCCACTTCCTATCTCCTCTCTATTACTAGGTCTATTGATTTTGAATTGTTAGTAGGTACCACACTCATTCACTTCTTTTTACGCTCATTCTCAAGTCAAAACTCCCTTAATCCCACAGTATCAACCCCTTAAccagcccctcctctcctcctctgcaccGGTCTCCCCAATCTGACTTATTCTCCATACAGCAGCCAGAATGATGATAAAATACAACTCTGATCAGATCATACATAACATGCTATCacctacatcccagccccttgagGGTATCCCCTGCTGTTAGGGTGAAGCCCTCAGCCTCTAATTGGCCTCTATCTGCCAACCCTGGGTCAGCCACACTCCTGCCTCTCCCTCTCAGCACCACCCATGCCTGCTGCCTCTCCAGTTCACCCACCTGCTGCTCTCTGACTTAGGGCCTTCACTTGTTGGGATGCTTCTGCCTGAAATCCTCCCAGGACACAGCACTTTGCCTGGTTAATTCCGATTCATTCCTCAGATCTCCGCTCAAACGTCACTTGCTCTGGATGTTTCTTGTGGGCCTCCCCATCTATCTCTGGCCTCTCTGTTATACACTGCCACACTTCAGTCACATCTCTTCTTCATGGTGTGTGATTATATACCTAGCAGTGTGGCTCCTGGTTCACagccttcactttttttttcaaggatgGGGCCTTTGTCTGTTTGGGCTCACAAATGTGTTCTCAGCACCTAAGAGTGTCTAGCTCAGTAGGTGttcaaaaaatgttcaataaatcaatcagtcaataaatgagtgaattttGGTGATGAAATATCAAGCATAAGGTCATAAACCCACTTACTTTCTTAGCCTTATTAATCCTGACCTTTAAattgagaataaagaaaaattgaagagtCCCACTATGCACACAAAGACTCCTCTGACACTCATCACTGTAGAGAGTGTCAAGGGATTTCTGCAGCCACACTGGGCTTCTCCCCTCGATCCCCATTTCCCATCACACCTTTCTCTTCTCATCATTCTGATTCCTACTTTTGGCTTTCCCATGGGCTGCCATGGTTACTGTTATAAGCCtgcagtcacattttttttttcttttttgcccaaTTCTTTGAACTTATGCTAAACCATAAAGCtagcaaaagcaaagcaaactCCCATAAGGAGCTCCAACTGTCAGgttttattttagttaaaaattattCTGACTTCTTCTCTGTACTTATATTTCTCCTATGGCTTACTTTTACTACCTAAATCTTCATCtacttttgaaatatttccaGAATGCCCTTTGAAAAATATATGTCAAGGTAATAAAGTCAACTATTTACCATTTATGTTGTCATCTAGCAGCAAGACAACTCCATCATACATTTTAATTGTACCAATGTCACCTTTTATTACATTTGTA
This genomic interval from Ictidomys tridecemlineatus isolate mIctTri1 chromosome 9, mIctTri1.hap1, whole genome shotgun sequence contains the following:
- the Parm1 gene encoding prostate androgen-regulated mucin-like protein 1 isoform X1; translated protein: MVCKALLALCIFTAGLRVQSLPTSTSLPVSLPAKITPPASTWTSSAQNPVALTASPASGVHNTSVLPVTDIALTSALPKHVSIEPTEEAITSPSSSWEGTNPGPSLPGFLSTSSVVHVTPTPEEHNASSPEVSVPAEGSQSPTSLSPQAPASSPSSSSSTLPPEILSASVTSNHSTTVTSTQTTGAPATSESPTEEHSSGHTPTSQATMEPVPKEKTQQETEPKTVICESETTTTFLIMQEVEHALSSGIPPMEGFWMTMTTGPGETTTTLSTMTPNKGLWPGLRTNCSLFISAYPVEFITST
- the Parm1 gene encoding prostate androgen-regulated mucin-like protein 1 isoform X2, whose translation is MVCKALLALCIFTAGLRVQSLPTSTSLPVSLPAKITPPASTWTSSAQNPVALTASPASGVHNTSVLPVTDIALTSALPKHVSIEPTEEAITSPSSSWEGTNPGPSLPGFLSTSSVVHVTPTPEEHNASSPEVSVPAEGSQSPTSLSPQAPASSPSSSSSTLPPEILSASVTSNHSTTVTSTQTTGAPATSESPTEEHSSGHTPTSQATMEPVPKEKTQQETEPKTVICESETTTTFLIMQEVEHALSSGSIAAITVTVIAVVLLVFGVAAYLKIRHSSYGRLLDDHDYGSWGNYNNPLYDDS